Proteins found in one Geomonas subterranea genomic segment:
- a CDS encoding serine protein kinase PrkA, which translates to MTAKNETLRQHLAAVKAGERVFENAFQGIIRMILEPGFEKVVVNGKTTYDFNIFRTGRKHTIGMYDEINSFVSFVKDAAEGGSSKEMAFVLVGEPGNGKTFFVEFLCGKYRNFLQGRNRKYSFRFLNMEQLGNYGRIREIDSETYEDPMILAMNLFEDPEESRRFIGEQGFSDAEIETLYRNYRPLGASTGYILNEIRQYHDNDLEKVLESIAILPVPMSESLGTLTGKYPAKDKITSSAVDLLGEESIQRLLHLSDTNNPYRFDLRRGALARVAGGGIHFSDEIFKNKKDLVQVYLGVIQNRAIEIDGYKWPIDSMIIATSNNSEFNRFLAEKEEAPIVDRCRICYVSHNTNYRMQEGLTAYAIGGESKTTLTKEVLHQDPNLNYAASVGVVLTRLPRSEKLTPIETMKLAAGEVAGEKSIKALAEVIDTLGQEPDITKRFGQRGLGHRSLGRSIQILKESSETNEGRCMVAYDVFRSLERVVLDYVVEPNERAKYLEDLKTGKKLYRERIMTEMFNAYMDEPFAIKKDVQNYVNMIIGIDAENLGPDRMWKYKDPQTGELKALKIDERYVKSVEERIGLKTEEQRASFRTSIRKIYGQKISVDPSYDFMDNLELVKAVTDVRLKSDIAGAGSLIGALANRTNEENQKLYDRMIVTMLGKLGYCRTCAQKTIEYFCTQEDES; encoded by the coding sequence ATGACTGCCAAGAACGAAACGCTCCGTCAGCACCTGGCCGCCGTCAAGGCGGGAGAAAGGGTTTTTGAAAACGCCTTCCAGGGGATCATCCGGATGATCCTGGAGCCGGGGTTCGAGAAGGTCGTCGTCAACGGGAAAACGACCTACGACTTCAATATCTTCCGGACCGGACGCAAGCACACCATCGGCATGTACGACGAGATCAACAGCTTCGTCTCGTTCGTGAAGGACGCCGCCGAGGGTGGCTCCAGTAAGGAGATGGCGTTCGTGCTGGTCGGCGAGCCCGGCAACGGCAAGACCTTCTTCGTGGAGTTCCTCTGCGGCAAGTACCGCAACTTCCTGCAGGGGCGCAACCGCAAGTACAGCTTCCGGTTCCTCAACATGGAGCAACTCGGCAACTACGGGCGGATCCGCGAGATCGACTCGGAGACCTACGAGGACCCGATGATCCTGGCCATGAACCTCTTCGAAGATCCGGAGGAAAGCCGCCGCTTCATCGGGGAACAGGGGTTCTCCGACGCGGAGATCGAGACCCTGTACCGCAATTACCGCCCCCTTGGGGCGAGCACCGGCTATATCCTCAATGAAATCCGGCAGTACCACGACAACGACCTGGAAAAGGTCCTGGAGAGCATCGCCATCCTCCCGGTACCGATGAGCGAGAGCCTCGGGACCCTGACTGGCAAGTATCCGGCCAAGGATAAGATCACCTCGTCCGCGGTGGACCTCCTCGGTGAGGAATCGATCCAGCGCCTTTTGCACCTCTCCGATACCAACAACCCGTACCGTTTCGACCTGCGCCGCGGCGCCCTGGCCCGCGTGGCGGGGGGCGGTATCCACTTCTCTGACGAGATCTTCAAGAACAAGAAGGACCTGGTGCAGGTCTACCTGGGCGTGATCCAGAACCGCGCCATCGAGATCGACGGCTACAAGTGGCCCATCGACTCCATGATCATCGCCACCAGTAACAACTCCGAGTTCAACCGCTTCCTTGCGGAGAAGGAGGAGGCGCCTATCGTGGACCGCTGCAGGATCTGCTACGTCTCGCACAACACGAACTACCGGATGCAGGAAGGGCTCACCGCCTATGCCATCGGCGGCGAATCGAAGACCACCCTCACCAAGGAAGTGCTGCACCAGGATCCGAACCTGAACTACGCCGCCTCCGTCGGGGTCGTGCTCACCAGGCTCCCGAGGTCCGAGAAGCTGACCCCGATCGAGACCATGAAGCTTGCCGCGGGCGAGGTGGCCGGCGAGAAGAGCATCAAGGCGCTGGCCGAGGTCATCGACACCCTGGGGCAGGAGCCGGACATCACCAAACGCTTCGGGCAGCGCGGCCTGGGGCACAGGAGCCTCGGCCGCAGCATACAGATCCTGAAGGAAAGCTCGGAGACCAACGAGGGACGCTGCATGGTGGCCTATGACGTTTTCAGGAGCCTGGAGCGGGTCGTGCTCGACTACGTGGTGGAACCAAACGAGCGCGCCAAGTACCTCGAAGACCTGAAGACCGGCAAGAAGCTCTACCGTGAGCGGATCATGACCGAGATGTTCAACGCCTACATGGACGAGCCCTTCGCCATCAAGAAGGACGTGCAGAACTACGTCAACATGATCATCGGCATCGACGCCGAGAACCTCGGCCCGGACCGGATGTGGAAGTACAAAGACCCGCAGACCGGCGAGCTGAAGGCGCTCAAGATCGACGAGCGTTACGTGAAGAGCGTCGAGGAGCGCATCGGCCTTAAGACCGAGGAGCAGCGTGCATCCTTCAGGACCTCGATCCGGAAGATCTACGGCCAGAAGATATCGGTCGACCCGAGCTACGACTTCATGGACAACCTTGAGCTGGTGAAGGCGGTCACCGACGTGCGGCTGAAATCCGATATAGCGGGCGCCGGGAGCCTGATCGGGGCGCTGGCCAACCGCACCAACGAGGAAAACCAGAAGCTCTACGACCGGATGATCGTGACCATGCTTGGGAAACTGGGCTACTGCCGCACCTGCGCCCAGAAGACCATCGAGTACTTCTGCACGCAGGAGGATGAGAGCTAG
- a CDS encoding HD-GYP domain-containing protein: MTLEMDRDHSVDELARLGKTLVSHFFVLLKSSVNYGAGHAAIVQRVGNLLEVVRSIAGKDDDASLILKGGHLYLGELRLRPDIATFEGPRYVMELMRRHHLGRITFGPGVTSADLQRFVYLLQEPQEDESEAFQRLLEAVQQRGIGNLELDLLREDEVLTMTPQLRRIRGPGDKVRPLYRKLLSTMDEVAAEVASGRRLRLRESKRVVQQIIDLLYTHETDLLGLSTMRSHDSSSQHHAANVCILSLLVGKRIGMNKFHLCELGLAALFHDIGNCDVPAEILDKPGELSAGERELMEKHPLYGVRKVMKLKGLDDLTARIITGIFEHHLMADFSGYPRVGYRKLGLLGRIISIADSYDGLTSSRVSGRAAYAPHKALRVMLSQSGKSYDQALLKVFVSCVGIHPVGSLLLLDEKDIAVVVGNSEDPAQWDNPLVRIIADREGRETEGGEVIALGSPGSPQTITAILDPYLYDLDVSRYF; encoded by the coding sequence ATGACGCTTGAGATGGATCGGGATCACTCTGTAGACGAGCTGGCGCGGCTGGGGAAGACCCTGGTGTCGCATTTCTTCGTCCTGCTCAAGAGTTCGGTCAATTACGGTGCCGGCCACGCCGCCATCGTGCAGCGCGTGGGCAACCTCCTCGAGGTGGTGCGGTCCATCGCCGGGAAAGATGACGATGCATCACTCATCCTCAAGGGGGGACATCTCTACCTGGGAGAGCTCAGGCTCAGACCCGACATCGCCACCTTCGAGGGGCCCCGCTACGTCATGGAGCTGATGCGGCGCCATCACCTGGGGAGGATCACCTTCGGTCCGGGCGTGACCAGCGCGGACCTGCAGCGTTTCGTGTACCTGCTGCAGGAGCCGCAAGAGGATGAGTCAGAGGCCTTCCAGAGGTTACTGGAGGCGGTGCAGCAAAGGGGGATCGGCAACCTGGAGCTCGACCTGCTGCGCGAGGACGAGGTGCTGACCATGACGCCGCAGCTCAGGCGGATCAGGGGGCCGGGGGACAAGGTGCGGCCGCTGTACCGCAAGCTCCTCTCGACCATGGACGAGGTGGCGGCCGAGGTGGCATCCGGGCGCAGACTGCGCCTGCGGGAATCGAAGCGGGTGGTGCAGCAGATCATCGACCTCCTTTACACGCACGAAACCGACCTCCTTGGGCTCAGCACCATGCGCTCCCATGACAGTTCCTCGCAGCATCACGCCGCAAACGTCTGCATCCTCTCGCTTTTGGTGGGAAAACGGATCGGGATGAACAAGTTCCACCTCTGCGAACTGGGGCTCGCAGCTCTCTTCCACGACATCGGCAACTGTGACGTTCCGGCTGAGATACTGGACAAACCGGGCGAGTTGTCGGCAGGGGAGCGGGAGCTGATGGAGAAACATCCGCTGTACGGGGTGAGGAAGGTGATGAAGCTGAAGGGGCTCGATGACCTGACCGCCCGCATCATAACCGGGATCTTTGAGCATCACCTGATGGCTGACTTCTCCGGGTACCCGCGCGTGGGATACCGGAAACTTGGCCTTCTTGGGCGGATCATCAGCATCGCCGACAGTTACGACGGGCTTACCTCCTCGCGGGTCAGCGGCCGGGCCGCCTACGCTCCGCACAAGGCGCTCAGGGTCATGCTGTCGCAAAGCGGCAAGTCCTACGACCAGGCTCTCCTGAAGGTCTTCGTCAGTTGCGTGGGGATTCATCCGGTGGGGTCGCTGCTGCTTCTGGACGAAAAGGACATCGCCGTGGTGGTGGGAAACAGCGAGGACCCGGCCCAGTGGGACAACCCGCTGGTACGCATCATCGCCGACCGCGAGGGGCGCGAAACGGAGGGGGGAGAGGTGATTGCCCTCGGCTCACCCGGCTCCCCTCAGACCATTACCGCTATTTTGGATCCCTACCTCTACGACCTCGACGTGAGCAGGTACTTCTAG
- a CDS encoding HEAT repeat domain-containing protein: MIDQGVDQLDGVGKEELASVTQIVLGMTKTSKALRIYLPNNPVLIGFISDLGTKMTVHLARYGELSLDVEQFVLRYQGGQVYENRDPKESIASRLHADGIRILFFDQGVEPAEIVAFLGVLGFERASSDDDVVTQLWERNLQHIGYLTEDDFSDPYLMTEDDTAHQQRDALERIRQSLVEQPPPAPRMIPKHLLMLTAEEEGWLRKALDVEGRCNGLDDVIGILAAIVSEVQEPELFADFTAILGNLTVNLVVAGDIPHALKLARFLDRLQKLPITAPEQRHQLAAALAGILSDSTVEVLKVALDTSEAGFDYGELKELLLILGIPALGAICELLGRVEKLKVRKLIVEVLVELGREDPAVFEPFLNDPRWYLVRNVVLILSLIGTPAALKMILGLISHREPRIRREVLGFLERTADAKAKTYLLKYLRDESSALRVKALQVLTRERLSFALKPILALAGGDDFHDRPFEEKREIFLAMGELGQESVLPMLRDQLMKRYWFQKGNEKESVQLAVLGLGRVRSRSALQLLEEARSQKKGGEVRSVLDQAIASHPARHGAQAGRGEVAP, encoded by the coding sequence ATGATCGATCAGGGAGTTGACCAACTTGACGGCGTGGGCAAGGAAGAACTTGCCTCTGTGACCCAGATTGTTCTTGGGATGACCAAGACGTCGAAGGCCCTCCGGATCTATCTGCCCAACAATCCGGTGCTGATCGGCTTCATCTCGGACCTTGGTACCAAGATGACGGTGCACCTGGCGCGTTACGGCGAGCTCTCCCTCGACGTGGAGCAGTTCGTGCTGCGTTATCAAGGGGGCCAGGTCTACGAGAACAGGGATCCCAAAGAGAGCATCGCGAGCCGTCTCCATGCCGACGGCATCAGGATCCTGTTCTTCGATCAGGGGGTGGAGCCGGCGGAGATCGTGGCGTTTCTCGGGGTGCTCGGTTTCGAGCGCGCCAGCAGCGACGACGACGTGGTGACCCAGCTTTGGGAGCGCAACCTCCAGCACATCGGGTACCTCACCGAGGATGATTTCAGCGATCCGTACCTCATGACCGAGGACGACACGGCGCACCAGCAGCGGGACGCCCTGGAGCGGATCCGGCAGTCGCTGGTCGAGCAGCCGCCTCCCGCGCCACGCATGATTCCCAAGCACCTGCTCATGCTCACCGCTGAAGAGGAGGGGTGGCTGCGTAAGGCGCTCGACGTGGAAGGGCGCTGCAACGGACTCGATGACGTGATCGGCATCCTCGCAGCAATAGTGAGCGAGGTTCAGGAGCCGGAGCTTTTCGCCGACTTCACCGCCATCCTCGGCAACTTGACGGTGAACCTGGTGGTAGCCGGAGACATCCCCCACGCCCTCAAGCTGGCCCGGTTTCTTGACCGCCTGCAGAAGCTGCCGATCACCGCGCCGGAGCAGCGGCACCAGCTGGCGGCTGCCCTGGCGGGGATACTCTCGGATTCGACGGTGGAGGTGCTCAAGGTGGCGCTCGACACCTCCGAGGCGGGTTTCGACTACGGGGAGCTGAAGGAGCTGCTGCTGATCCTGGGCATCCCCGCGCTCGGGGCGATCTGCGAGCTGCTCGGGCGCGTGGAGAAGCTCAAGGTGCGCAAGCTGATTGTCGAGGTTCTGGTGGAACTGGGGCGGGAGGATCCGGCTGTGTTCGAGCCGTTCCTCAACGATCCGCGCTGGTACCTGGTGCGCAACGTGGTGCTCATCCTTTCCCTGATTGGCACGCCGGCAGCGCTCAAGATGATCCTCGGGCTGATCTCGCATCGTGAGCCGCGCATCCGGCGCGAGGTGCTGGGGTTTCTGGAGCGCACCGCCGACGCCAAGGCCAAGACGTATCTCCTAAAGTACCTGCGCGACGAATCGAGCGCCCTGCGCGTCAAAGCCCTGCAGGTACTGACCCGGGAGAGGCTTTCCTTCGCGCTGAAGCCCATCCTGGCGCTTGCCGGAGGTGACGACTTCCACGATCGACCCTTCGAGGAAAAGAGGGAGATCTTTCTAGCCATGGGAGAGCTGGGACAGGAAAGCGTGCTCCCGATGTTGCGCGACCAGCTGATGAAGCGCTATTGGTTTCAGAAGGGAAATGAGAAGGAATCCGTGCAGCTTGCCGTCCTGGGGCTGGGACGTGTCCGGAGCAGGTCCGCGCTGCAGCTCCTGGAAGAGGCCCGCAGCCAGAAGAAGGGAGGCGAGGTGCGGTCCGTCCTGGATCAGGCGATCGCGTCCCATCCGGCGCGGCACGGAGCACAGGCTGGACGAGGTGAGGTAGCGCCATGA
- the groL gene encoding chaperonin GroEL (60 kDa chaperone family; promotes refolding of misfolded polypeptides especially under stressful conditions; forms two stacked rings of heptamers to form a barrel-shaped 14mer; ends can be capped by GroES; misfolded proteins enter the barrel where they are refolded when GroES binds), which produces MAAKIIKFDQEARNSILKGVNTLADAVKVTLGPKGRNVVIEKSYGAPLITKDGVTVAKEIELEDKFENMGAQLVKEVASKTSDVAGDGTTTATVLAQAIYRQGSKLVAAGHNPMEIKRGLDQAVEVLVGELKNISKPIKDHKEIAQVGTISANNDKTIGDIIAQAMEKVGKEGVITVEEAKAMETTLETVEGMQFDRGYLSPYFVTDPERMEAAMDNVAILIHDKKISNMKDLLPVLEQTAKSGRPLLIIAEDIEGEALATLVVNKLRGVLNVCAVKAPGFGDRRKAMLEDIAILTGGKVISEEVGFKLENTTLDMLGQAKKITVDKDNTTIIDGYGSEADIQGRVKMIRAQIEETTSDYDREKLQERLAKLVGGVAVIKVGAATEVEMKEKKARVEDALHATRAAVDEGIVPGGGVAYLRALKSLDSLQLAPEQQFGVNVIKRALEEPIRQIAQNAGVDGSIVVDKVKNGKDAFGYNAADDIYVDMIEAGIIDPTKVSRSALQNAASVAGLMMTTEAMIADKPREEPAMPAMPGGMGGMGGMGGMM; this is translated from the coding sequence ATGGCAGCAAAGATCATCAAATTCGACCAGGAGGCGCGTAACAGCATCCTCAAAGGCGTCAACACCCTGGCAGATGCAGTTAAAGTGACCCTGGGCCCCAAGGGGCGCAACGTCGTCATCGAGAAATCCTACGGCGCTCCGCTCATCACCAAGGACGGCGTCACCGTCGCCAAAGAGATCGAGCTCGAGGACAAGTTCGAGAACATGGGCGCGCAGCTGGTGAAGGAAGTCGCTTCCAAGACCTCCGACGTCGCCGGCGACGGCACCACCACCGCTACCGTGCTGGCCCAGGCCATCTACCGCCAGGGCTCCAAGCTGGTCGCCGCGGGGCACAACCCGATGGAGATCAAGCGCGGCCTGGATCAGGCTGTAGAAGTGCTGGTCGGCGAGCTGAAGAACATCTCCAAGCCGATCAAGGACCACAAGGAAATCGCCCAGGTCGGCACCATCTCCGCCAACAACGACAAGACCATCGGCGATATCATCGCCCAGGCCATGGAGAAGGTCGGCAAGGAAGGGGTCATCACCGTCGAGGAAGCAAAGGCGATGGAGACCACCCTTGAGACCGTCGAGGGTATGCAGTTCGACCGCGGCTACCTCTCCCCGTACTTCGTGACCGATCCGGAGCGCATGGAAGCGGCTATGGACAACGTCGCAATCCTGATCCACGACAAGAAGATCTCCAACATGAAGGACCTCCTCCCGGTGCTCGAGCAGACCGCCAAGTCCGGCCGTCCGCTGCTGATCATCGCCGAGGACATCGAGGGCGAGGCTCTGGCGACCCTGGTGGTCAACAAGCTGCGCGGCGTGCTGAACGTCTGCGCCGTCAAGGCCCCGGGCTTCGGCGACCGCCGCAAGGCGATGCTCGAAGACATCGCCATCCTGACCGGCGGCAAGGTGATCTCCGAGGAAGTCGGCTTCAAACTCGAGAACACCACCCTCGACATGCTGGGCCAGGCCAAGAAGATCACCGTCGACAAGGACAACACCACCATCATCGACGGCTACGGCTCCGAGGCTGACATCCAGGGCCGCGTGAAGATGATCCGCGCCCAGATCGAGGAGACCACCTCCGACTACGACCGCGAGAAGCTCCAGGAGCGCCTGGCGAAACTGGTCGGCGGCGTCGCCGTGATCAAGGTCGGCGCAGCTACCGAGGTCGAGATGAAGGAGAAGAAGGCACGCGTCGAGGACGCTCTCCACGCGACCCGCGCGGCCGTCGACGAGGGGATCGTCCCCGGAGGCGGCGTCGCTTACCTGCGCGCCCTCAAGTCCCTCGACTCCCTGCAGCTCGCTCCGGAGCAGCAGTTCGGCGTCAACGTCATCAAGCGCGCCCTCGAGGAGCCGATCCGTCAGATCGCCCAGAACGCCGGCGTCGACGGCTCTATCGTGGTCGACAAGGTGAAGAACGGCAAGGATGCTTTCGGCTACAACGCTGCCGATGACATCTACGTCGACATGATCGAGGCCGGCATCATCGACCCGACCAAGGTCTCCAGGAGCGCGCTGCAGAACGCCGCTTCCGTGGCCGGTCTCATGATGACCACCGAGGCCATGATCGCCGACAAGCCGAGGGAAGAGCCGGCGATGCCGGCAATGCCGGGCGGCATGGGCGGCATGGGTGGCATGGGCGGCATGATGTAA
- the groES gene encoding co-chaperone GroES codes for MNLRPLQDRIIVKRVEEATMTAGGLYIPETAKEKPQQGEVVAVGNGKRGEDGKVYPIDLKVGDKVLFGKYAGSEVKLEGEDFLIMREDDILGVIEK; via the coding sequence ATGAATCTTAGACCGCTGCAGGACCGTATCATCGTGAAGAGGGTTGAGGAAGCTACCATGACCGCCGGTGGGTTGTACATCCCGGAAACCGCCAAGGAAAAGCCGCAGCAGGGCGAAGTCGTGGCAGTCGGCAACGGGAAGAGGGGCGAGGACGGCAAGGTTTACCCGATCGATCTGAAGGTGGGCGACAAGGTGCTGTTCGGCAAATATGCAGGGAGCGAAGTGAAGCTCGAAGGTGAGGATTTCCTGATCATGCGTGAGGATGACATCCTCGGCGTCATCGAGAAGTAA
- a CDS encoding DUF507 family protein → MHISEDRISHIAHKIYDKLYNDDLADFPDERRALDAIKDAISGFFSIMEQVDQAVRAKLASYSQAKVPGSREWEILYQKFYAEELAKRKW, encoded by the coding sequence ATGCATATCTCGGAAGACCGCATTTCCCATATAGCCCACAAGATCTACGACAAGCTCTACAACGACGACCTGGCCGATTTCCCGGACGAGCGGCGCGCCCTCGACGCCATCAAGGACGCGATCTCCGGGTTCTTCTCGATCATGGAACAGGTGGACCAGGCGGTGCGCGCGAAGCTCGCATCCTACAGCCAGGCGAAGGTCCCGGGGAGCCGGGAATGGGAGATCCTGTACCAGAAGTTTTACGCCGAGGAGTTGGCAAAAAGAAAGTGGTGA
- a CDS encoding DUF507 family protein, which translates to MRLKDEQIARLAEKVLGDLERAQLVQQKQGRGAVLAGIKAAIAKDIKQEEDLERDAEALLEQTLKAVGGQGIDRHKMLKMVKDKLAKERKIVL; encoded by the coding sequence ATGCGTCTTAAGGATGAACAGATCGCGCGCCTGGCGGAGAAGGTGCTGGGGGACCTGGAGCGCGCTCAACTGGTGCAGCAGAAGCAGGGGCGCGGCGCCGTACTTGCGGGGATCAAGGCCGCCATCGCCAAGGACATCAAGCAGGAGGAGGACCTGGAGCGCGACGCCGAGGCGCTTTTGGAGCAGACGCTGAAGGCCGTGGGAGGCCAGGGGATCGACCGGCACAAGATGCTCAAGATGGTCAAGGACAAGCTGGCCAAGGAGAGGAAGATCGTTCTGTGA
- a CDS encoding ribonuclease Z: MTPHFLPTLVNPPFGDPGVYVDFQFARRALLFDLGEIHRLGPRKILRLSDVCISHTHIDHFIGFDLMLRIMLGRDMALRLFGPPGILRQVEHRLASYSWNLIQSYPTEFVITVTELHPDGSGVRARFSSRRVFAREDEETLRISDGVILEEENLLLRVAFLEHSIPCLAYSFEEKLHVNFMKNHLVELGLPVGPWLSEVKRAVLRGEADDTVVTASLPDGSEGRRLTIGELKEKVLQVVPGEKIAYVTDTAFTPDNRRRIVELARGADYFFIEAVFLDVDAERARERAHLTARQAGQLAREAGAARVIPFHFSPRHLGAEDELRREVAEAFAGVQGSL; the protein is encoded by the coding sequence ATGACTCCCCATTTCCTCCCCACCCTGGTGAACCCTCCCTTCGGGGACCCCGGCGTCTACGTCGATTTCCAGTTCGCCCGGCGCGCCCTCCTCTTCGACCTCGGGGAGATCCACCGTCTCGGTCCCCGCAAGATCCTGCGCTTAAGCGACGTCTGCATCTCCCACACCCACATCGACCACTTCATCGGCTTCGACCTGATGCTGCGCATCATGCTGGGGCGTGACATGGCTCTGCGCCTCTTCGGCCCCCCCGGCATCCTGCGCCAGGTCGAGCACCGCCTCGCCTCCTACAGCTGGAACCTGATCCAGAGCTACCCCACCGAATTCGTCATCACCGTTACCGAGCTCCACCCCGATGGCAGCGGGGTCCGCGCCCGGTTCAGCTCCCGCCGGGTCTTCGCGCGGGAAGACGAGGAAACGCTCCGTATCAGTGACGGCGTGATTTTGGAAGAGGAGAACCTGCTCCTGCGGGTCGCCTTTTTGGAGCACAGCATCCCCTGCCTCGCCTACTCCTTCGAGGAGAAGCTGCACGTGAACTTCATGAAGAACCACCTGGTGGAGTTGGGGCTCCCGGTCGGGCCGTGGCTGTCGGAGGTAAAGCGGGCCGTGCTGCGCGGCGAAGCGGATGACACCGTGGTAACCGCATCCCTGCCCGACGGGTCCGAAGGGCGGCGGCTCACCATCGGTGAACTGAAGGAAAAGGTGCTGCAGGTGGTGCCGGGAGAGAAGATCGCCTACGTGACCGACACCGCCTTCACCCCCGACAACCGCCGCCGCATCGTGGAGCTGGCGCGCGGGGCCGACTATTTCTTCATCGAGGCGGTGTTCCTTGACGTGGATGCCGAGCGTGCCCGAGAGCGCGCCCACCTGACGGCCCGCCAGGCGGGTCAACTGGCGCGCGAGGCGGGGGCTGCGCGGGTCATCCCGTTCCACTTTTCACCGAGGCACCTGGGTGCCGAAGACGAGTTGCGCCGCGAGGTAGCGGAGGCCTTTGCCGGGGTGCAAGGCTCCCTTTAA
- a CDS encoding DegQ family serine endoprotease has translation MQAAIVARFLVFSLFLSSVFSSVAGAATLTPDFAKLAKKLKPAVVNISTSKTIAMKKRQHPGGDPFQEYFEKFFEAPRQQPHKQQSMGSGFIISDDGYIITNNHVVKDADDIKVKLSDGREYKGEIKGRDDKLDLALVKIDTKAHLPVAPLGDSDKMEVGDWVMAIGNPFGLSQTVTAGIISAQGRVIGSGPYDDFIQTDASINPGNSGGPLFNTDGEVIGINTAIVAGGQGIGFAIPINMAKEILPQLKESGKVTRGWLGVSVQMVTQDLAKSFGMESEQGALVAEVMKESPAEKAGLKGGDIILEYDGHTIKDMAELPRRVAATPVGKKVKLVVLRDGKQVPLQVTVEKLKDGGEDEDAAVSGDRLGLKVADLTPERAQQMRLQGEKGVLVTDVQQDSIAERAGIVEGDLIREINGVRISGVKDYSKVIASVKKGGYLKMLLRRGEASLFVALRLD, from the coding sequence ATGCAGGCAGCAATCGTTGCAAGATTTCTGGTGTTTAGCTTATTTCTCTCCTCCGTTTTCTCCTCCGTCGCGGGCGCCGCGACGCTCACCCCCGACTTCGCGAAGCTCGCCAAGAAGCTGAAGCCCGCTGTAGTCAACATCAGCACCTCCAAAACCATCGCCATGAAAAAGCGGCAGCATCCCGGCGGTGATCCCTTTCAGGAGTACTTCGAGAAGTTCTTCGAGGCACCGCGCCAGCAACCCCACAAGCAGCAAAGCATGGGGTCCGGCTTCATCATCAGCGATGACGGCTACATCATCACCAACAACCATGTGGTGAAGGACGCCGACGACATCAAGGTGAAGCTCTCCGATGGCCGCGAGTACAAGGGCGAGATCAAGGGGCGCGACGACAAGCTCGACCTGGCCCTGGTGAAGATCGACACCAAGGCGCACCTGCCGGTGGCTCCCTTGGGCGACAGCGACAAGATGGAGGTGGGCGACTGGGTCATGGCCATCGGCAACCCCTTCGGCCTGAGCCAGACGGTTACCGCCGGCATCATCAGCGCCCAGGGGAGGGTGATCGGCAGCGGCCCCTATGACGACTTCATCCAGACCGACGCCTCCATCAACCCGGGCAACTCCGGCGGGCCACTCTTCAACACCGACGGCGAGGTCATCGGCATCAACACCGCCATCGTCGCCGGGGGGCAGGGGATCGGTTTCGCCATTCCGATCAACATGGCCAAGGAGATCCTGCCGCAGCTCAAGGAAAGTGGTAAAGTGACCCGCGGCTGGCTCGGCGTCTCGGTGCAGATGGTGACCCAGGACCTGGCCAAATCCTTCGGGATGGAGAGCGAGCAGGGCGCCCTGGTGGCCGAGGTGATGAAGGAGAGCCCCGCCGAGAAGGCGGGCCTCAAGGGGGGTGACATCATCCTCGAGTACGACGGGCACACCATCAAGGATATGGCCGAACTGCCGCGCCGTGTCGCCGCAACCCCGGTTGGCAAGAAGGTCAAGCTCGTGGTGCTGCGGGACGGCAAGCAGGTGCCGCTCCAGGTGACCGTCGAGAAGCTGAAGGACGGCGGGGAGGACGAGGATGCTGCCGTCTCCGGCGACCGCCTCGGCTTGAAGGTCGCCGACCTTACCCCCGAGCGCGCCCAGCAAATGAGGTTGCAGGGGGAGAAAGGGGTGCTGGTCACCGACGTACAGCAGGACAGCATCGCCGAGAGGGCCGGCATCGTGGAGGGAGACCTCATCAGGGAGATCAACGGCGTGCGCATCTCGGGCGTTAAGGACTACAGCAAGGTGATCGCCAGCGTGAAGAAAGGCGGCTACTTGAAGATGCTGCTCAGGAGAGGGGAAGCCTCGCTGTTCGTGGCACTCAGGCTCGACTAG